From Clostridia bacterium, one genomic window encodes:
- a CDS encoding ABC-2 family transporter protein, which translates to MRPAVRQWRVLAGKGFAQNLQYSASHIVNTIASVIFGLIYIYVWRAVTPASGFGQYTSSIIVQYICVNQTTAWFTQFGMKIRHRIAESVRSGRIAVELARPMDFFHYRMAFEYGAQLYSLVFRGLPVGIGLSFFAQLRTPGSAMTWLWALASLAIGGYIGIALGYLVGISSFWTNEIRTLSWVVFSLQSLLGGISMPLEVLPRPLELLAKTSPFAHLAYYPARIYLGLSGPAPIMAGLAWAAVLTIAAHQVTALARRRLEVQGG; encoded by the coding sequence GTGCGCCCGGCGGTCAGGCAATGGCGGGTGCTCGCAGGAAAGGGATTCGCGCAGAACCTTCAGTACTCCGCCTCGCACATAGTGAACACAATCGCCAGTGTAATCTTCGGTCTCATCTATATCTACGTATGGCGGGCGGTGACGCCTGCATCCGGATTTGGCCAATACACCTCGTCTATCATCGTTCAGTATATATGCGTTAACCAGACGACTGCGTGGTTCACCCAGTTTGGCATGAAGATACGCCACAGGATAGCTGAATCAGTGAGATCGGGCAGGATCGCAGTGGAGCTGGCGCGCCCCATGGATTTCTTCCACTACCGCATGGCCTTTGAATACGGCGCGCAGCTTTACAGCCTTGTGTTTCGCGGCCTTCCTGTGGGCATTGGCCTTTCGTTCTTCGCACAACTGCGCACGCCCGGGTCGGCCATGACGTGGCTGTGGGCCTTGGCATCATTGGCCATAGGCGGCTATATCGGCATCGCCCTGGGCTATCTGGTCGGCATATCGTCTTTCTGGACCAACGAGATCCGCACGCTGTCATGGGTGGTTTTCTCCTTGCAGTCGCTCTTGGGCGGGATCTCGATGCCACTTGAAGTTCTGCCTCGTCCATTGGAATTGCTGGCCAAGACTTCTCCCTTTGCTCACTTGGCCTACTATCCTGCGCGGATCTACCTGGGACTCTCGGGGCCGGCGCCGATAATGGCTGGTTTGGCGTGGGCCGCTGTTCTCACGATTGCCGCTCATCAGGTTACGGCTCTTGCACGCCGGCGACTGGAGGTGCAGGGAGGATGA
- a CDS encoding ABC-2 family transporter protein — protein MTGMTGIRPEAEAAGTTTTIWARLSRAARVYRTLVSASTRGQMQYRLDFLGSTLVQAVMGADSLLFIGAILWRFGPVMGWGIFDIGMLFAVSRMGNGIYMLLCNELDAFEAYMVNGDFDTLMIRPWPTLFTLLARGTGIRRLSFLVQGVAAGAIAAPRLATAGVIRGWDFMWVLASVVWTTLLFFAVGLATAAAGFWIVRIEELQVFTLIAPSTATMYPLDVYPSWLRRLFVTVLPLGLGSYVPLRFILDKGGTVTDLLWPALASPVAVWLALKLWKAGEAHYASTGT, from the coding sequence ATGACAGGAATGACGGGCATAAGGCCGGAGGCAGAGGCGGCAGGGACGACCACCACTATCTGGGCGAGGCTCTCGCGGGCTGCGCGAGTATACCGTACACTTGTGTCTGCCAGCACTAGAGGACAGATGCAATACAGGCTGGATTTCCTGGGAAGCACGCTTGTTCAAGCCGTAATGGGCGCCGACAGCCTGCTGTTCATAGGCGCGATACTGTGGAGATTCGGCCCTGTCATGGGTTGGGGCATCTTTGACATCGGGATGCTGTTTGCAGTTTCGCGCATGGGAAATGGCATATACATGCTGCTTTGCAATGAACTTGATGCATTCGAAGCATACATGGTCAACGGTGACTTCGATACACTGATGATCAGGCCTTGGCCTACGCTGTTCACCCTGTTGGCGCGGGGAACGGGTATTCGCCGACTCTCATTTCTTGTGCAAGGCGTAGCTGCTGGCGCCATAGCGGCGCCGCGGCTCGCGACAGCGGGCGTGATTCGGGGCTGGGATTTCATGTGGGTGCTGGCCTCCGTAGTCTGGACTACACTGCTGTTCTTCGCGGTGGGCCTCGCCACGGCCGCGGCGGGATTTTGGATCGTGCGGATTGAGGAGTTGCAGGTGTTCACTCTTATCGCGCCGTCTACTGCCACAATGTATCCACTGGATGTATACCCGTCCTGGCTGCGGCGACTCTTCGTCACGGTGTTGCCCCTAGGGCTCGGCAGCTACGTCCCTCTCAGGTTCATCCTGGACAAGGGGGGCACGGTTACGGATCTGTTGTGGCCGGCGCTGGCCAGCCCTGTGGCGGTGTGGCTGGCGCTGAAGTTATGGAAGGCGGGGGAGGCGCACTATGCGAGCACAGGGACGTAG
- a CDS encoding ATP-binding cassette domain-containing protein, producing the protein MRAQGRREGAAVVADELCKVYRSPVRRPGFWGSVRQLAAGETRDVIAVDGVSFGIGQGEFVGYIGPNGAGKSTTVKMLTGILHPTSGSVQVNGLSPSRAREQVAQQIGVVFGQRTQLWWDLPTIDSFEILAAMYDVAPADYRRFMGEFTDLLGLDEFLDTPVRRLSLGQRMRADIAAALIHRPRVLFLDEPTIGLDVMAKAQVRDFLARVNRDHGVTILLTTHDMRDIEELCRRVMVINHGKLMFDGSLESLIASAGLPATMRLRLSSIASGVAVGQTLGGTLGEALEDELCTVTAVDYSAKSVDLAFDRRKASAAQVLWAARELGEVRDVSLAEAGMEETVKWLLTE; encoded by the coding sequence ATGCGAGCACAGGGACGTAGGGAGGGCGCCGCGGTTGTGGCGGACGAGTTGTGCAAGGTATACCGCTCACCGGTGAGAAGACCTGGCTTCTGGGGGAGTGTACGGCAGTTGGCAGCCGGGGAAACCCGCGATGTGATTGCTGTCGATGGCGTCAGTTTCGGCATCGGCCAGGGCGAGTTTGTTGGCTACATCGGACCAAACGGGGCGGGGAAGTCCACTACTGTCAAGATGCTCACCGGGATTCTGCACCCCACATCAGGGAGTGTTCAGGTGAATGGACTGTCGCCTTCGCGGGCGCGGGAGCAAGTGGCGCAGCAGATAGGCGTGGTGTTCGGCCAGCGCACGCAGTTGTGGTGGGACCTTCCCACGATCGACTCCTTCGAGATACTGGCTGCCATGTATGACGTGGCGCCCGCGGACTACAGGCGATTCATGGGCGAGTTCACCGACCTGCTTGGCCTGGACGAGTTCCTCGACACCCCCGTGCGCCGGCTGTCGCTTGGGCAGCGAATGAGGGCCGACATCGCGGCGGCGCTGATCCACAGGCCACGGGTGCTGTTTCTCGATGAGCCCACCATCGGCCTGGACGTAATGGCCAAGGCGCAGGTGCGCGACTTCCTGGCCCGGGTCAACCGTGATCACGGGGTCACGATCCTGCTGACCACTCACGACATGCGCGACATTGAAGAGCTGTGCCGGCGGGTGATGGTGATAAACCATGGGAAACTCATGTTCGACGGCAGCCTGGAATCACTCATCGCGAGCGCCGGATTGCCTGCCACGATGCGGCTGCGCCTGTCGAGCATCGCCTCCGGCGTGGCTGTAGGGCAAACGCTGGGAGGAACATTGGGAGAGGCGTTGGAAGACGAGCTGTGCACCGTCACAGCGGTGGACTACTCGGCGAAAAGCGTAGACCTGGCGTTCGACCGCAGGAAGGCATCCGCGGCTCAGGTGCTCTGGGCAGCGCGGGAGCTGGGCGAAGTTCGCGACGTGAGCCTGGCCGAAGCGGGGATGGAAGAGACGGTTAAGTGGTTGTTGACGGAGTAG
- a CDS encoding nucleotidyl transferase AbiEii/AbiGii toxin family protein produces the protein MVKAILDVPSGNDYVVYDVEHCDPIAEGREYAGARVQLVGRVGNTRTPFHVDVAVGDVVTPKPIEREIPTQLDGFEVPAILTYSLESTVAEKLGEWDLQERRYISAIPAVGSED, from the coding sequence GTGGTAAAGGCGATACTGGACGTTCCTTCAGGCAACGATTATGTTGTCTATGATGTGGAGCACTGCGATCCCATTGCGGAGGGCAGAGAATACGCCGGAGCAAGAGTGCAACTCGTTGGGCGTGTCGGGAACACTAGGACACCGTTTCACGTCGATGTGGCTGTTGGCGATGTAGTGACGCCGAAACCGATTGAGCGGGAGATCCCAACGCAGCTCGACGGATTTGAAGTACCCGCGATCCTAACATACTCCCTGGAGTCGACTGTTGCCGAGAAACTTGGGGAGTGGGATCTGCAAGAGAGGCGGTACATATCAGCAATCCCTGCTGTTGGCAGTGAAGATTAG
- a CDS encoding PH domain-containing protein gives MWQDAEQVIGAQLTPGETAIWTGRPRPGLAFRPYDLPVTVFSLLWLAMAVYITGAAGSMGRGIAPGGFTITKNPFTGRPVFMRPLAIFDLFGFVFIAVGLYLLVGRFFVDARIRQNTYYGVTDKRILIVTGFWGSHFISIPLERIGELNVTRRADGSGTILVGTPGYLPGWRGSSLDEYRYHGYRRIEPPSFDLIDDVLAVRDLIVQAQMRRDDAHGSGRE, from the coding sequence GTGTGGCAGGATGCTGAACAGGTAATCGGCGCTCAGCTCACTCCGGGAGAGACGGCGATATGGACCGGCAGGCCCCGACCGGGGCTGGCCTTCCGCCCATACGACTTGCCGGTTACCGTCTTCAGCCTCTTGTGGCTGGCCATGGCGGTCTACATCACCGGCGCCGCCGGATCCATGGGCAGGGGGATAGCGCCCGGCGGGTTCACAATAACCAAGAATCCCTTCACAGGCCGACCGGTATTCATGCGTCCGCTCGCCATATTCGACCTATTTGGGTTTGTCTTCATCGCAGTAGGGCTCTACTTGCTGGTGGGCCGATTCTTCGTGGATGCGCGCATCAGGCAGAACACCTATTACGGCGTCACCGACAAGCGCATACTCATCGTCACCGGGTTCTGGGGAAGCCATTTCATCTCCATCCCGCTGGAGCGCATCGGAGAGCTGAACGTGACCCGCAGAGCCGACGGATCAGGCACAATACTCGTCGGAACGCCTGGCTACTTGCCCGGTTGGCGTGGCTCATCATTGGATGAGTATCGATACCATGGCTACAGACGCATCGAACCGCCTTCCTTTGATCTCATCGATGACGTCCTCGCGGTCAGGGATCTCATCGTTCAGGCGCAGATGCGTCGGGACGATGCGCACGGATCTGGACGCGAGTGA
- a CDS encoding DEAD/DEAH box helicase family protein, with translation MNNRFFERPILNSPYEYPERHWELDDQGQPTQQIIERRRSAEFITPIPKPRKRKGLLGQLHIVFDEGKGLSTEEQQYDPTPIINELRHHVDEWRNRPNPGDWQVTPETARLLHHWRHHRFNDIRPFFCQVEAVETVIWLTEVAPKAGKTGRGFLEHLANANNEANPDLMRLALKLATGAGKTTVMAMLIAWQTVNSVRRRGSRKFTRGFLVVAPGLTIRDRLRVLQPNDPDSYYESRELVPNDMLDDLKRAKIVITNYHAFKLRERVELSKGGRSLLQGRGEALNTLETEGEMLQRVMPELMGIKNIIVINDEAHHCYREKPKSDEEEVLKGDDREEAEKNNEAARLWITGLEAVNRRLGIAQVVDLSATPFFLQGSGYAEGTLFPWTMSDFSLMDAIECGIVKLPRVPVADNIPGGEMPKFRNLWEYIRRRMPKKGRGKAKTLDPLSLPVELQTALEALYGHYAKTYELWQKSGIHVPPCFIVVCNNTSTSKLVYDYISGFHRENEDGSTVLENGRLELFRNFDGNGNPYPRPRTLLIDSEQLESGDALDKDFRDMAANAIERFRREIVERTGDPRQAENLTDQDLLREVMNTVGKIGRLGESIRCVVSVSMLTEGWDANTVTHVLGVRAFGTQLLCEQVVGRALRRQSYDLNEEGLFNVEYADVLGIPFDFTAKPVVAPPQPPRETVQVRAVHPDRDHLEIRFPRVEGYRVELPEERLTADFNADSILELTPDLVGPSITKNAGIIGKDVDLNLEHLKDARRSTLLFHIAKRLLYTKWRDPGEEPKLYLFGQLKRITKQWLDTCLVCKGGAYPAQLMYQELADMACERITAGITRTLVDERPVKAMLDPYNPIGSTMYVNFNTSKKDRWETDARRCHINWVILDSDWEAEFCRVAESHPRVRAYVKNHNLGLEVPYRYGSEMRRYIPDFIVLVDDGHGPDDLLHLIVEIKGYRREDAKEKKSTMETYWIPGVNNLSRYGRWTFAEFTEVYQIETDFEAKVEAEFNKMIASVTARATVEVN, from the coding sequence GTGAACAACAGATTCTTCGAGAGGCCTATTCTCAACTCTCCCTATGAGTACCCTGAGAGGCACTGGGAGCTTGACGATCAGGGCCAGCCAACGCAACAAATCATCGAAAGGCGCCGCAGCGCTGAGTTCATCACGCCAATTCCAAAGCCCAGGAAGCGCAAAGGCCTGCTCGGCCAACTACATATCGTGTTCGATGAGGGCAAAGGGCTTTCAACTGAAGAGCAACAGTACGACCCGACACCGATTATCAACGAACTCCGCCATCACGTGGACGAGTGGCGAAACAGGCCGAACCCGGGCGACTGGCAAGTCACACCTGAAACGGCTCGCTTGCTTCATCATTGGCGGCATCATAGGTTCAACGACATTCGGCCATTCTTCTGCCAGGTTGAAGCGGTTGAGACTGTCATCTGGTTGACAGAGGTTGCCCCCAAGGCTGGGAAGACCGGAAGAGGCTTTCTCGAGCACCTGGCCAATGCCAACAACGAGGCCAACCCGGACCTGATGCGTCTGGCATTGAAGCTTGCCACTGGCGCTGGCAAGACTACCGTCATGGCAATGCTGATTGCGTGGCAGACTGTCAACTCTGTGCGCCGACGAGGCAGCAGGAAATTCACTCGTGGGTTCCTCGTTGTCGCGCCAGGCCTGACCATCCGCGATCGGCTGCGTGTGCTTCAGCCCAATGACCCGGACAGCTACTACGAAAGCCGCGAACTCGTCCCAAACGATATGCTGGATGATCTGAAACGTGCCAAGATCGTGATCACGAACTATCACGCATTCAAGCTCCGCGAACGCGTCGAGCTATCCAAGGGCGGTCGTTCCCTCCTGCAGGGCCGGGGCGAAGCGCTCAACACATTGGAAACTGAGGGAGAGATGCTCCAACGCGTGATGCCCGAGCTTATGGGCATCAAGAACATCATCGTCATAAACGATGAGGCACACCACTGCTATCGCGAAAAGCCCAAAAGTGATGAGGAAGAAGTGCTGAAGGGGGACGATAGGGAAGAGGCGGAGAAGAACAACGAGGCCGCCCGTCTCTGGATCACTGGCCTGGAAGCCGTCAACCGTAGGCTGGGGATTGCGCAAGTGGTTGACCTTTCGGCGACACCGTTCTTCCTTCAGGGCTCGGGTTATGCGGAGGGCACGCTATTCCCCTGGACGATGAGCGACTTCTCGTTAATGGACGCAATCGAATGTGGAATCGTCAAACTGCCCCGGGTGCCTGTGGCCGACAATATCCCCGGCGGCGAGATGCCCAAGTTTCGCAACCTCTGGGAGTACATCCGCAGGCGCATGCCCAAGAAGGGCAGAGGCAAAGCGAAGACTCTCGATCCGCTCAGTTTGCCTGTTGAGCTGCAGACAGCTCTTGAGGCCCTCTACGGGCACTACGCAAAGACATACGAGCTGTGGCAGAAGAGTGGCATTCACGTTCCTCCATGTTTCATTGTGGTCTGCAATAACACGTCCACCTCCAAGTTGGTCTACGATTACATCTCAGGCTTCCACCGTGAGAACGAGGACGGTTCAACCGTTCTCGAGAATGGCCGCCTCGAGCTCTTCCGGAATTTCGACGGCAATGGGAACCCGTACCCGCGCCCACGCACGTTACTAATCGACAGCGAACAGCTGGAATCAGGCGATGCGCTGGACAAGGACTTTCGCGATATGGCAGCCAACGCGATCGAGCGTTTTCGTCGGGAGATCGTCGAACGTACGGGTGATCCCCGACAGGCCGAGAATCTTACGGACCAGGATCTACTTCGAGAAGTCATGAACACCGTGGGCAAGATAGGGCGGCTTGGTGAGTCCATTCGCTGCGTTGTTTCGGTTTCCATGCTTACCGAAGGATGGGACGCCAACACGGTTACGCACGTGCTGGGTGTGCGTGCGTTTGGCACACAGCTTCTGTGCGAGCAGGTAGTAGGCAGGGCACTGCGCCGCCAGTCGTATGACCTCAATGAGGAGGGCCTGTTCAACGTCGAGTATGCTGACGTGCTGGGTATACCGTTCGACTTTACGGCCAAGCCGGTTGTGGCGCCGCCGCAACCCCCACGCGAGACTGTACAGGTCAGAGCTGTGCACCCTGATCGCGACCACCTCGAAATTCGGTTCCCACGTGTCGAAGGCTACCGTGTTGAGCTGCCCGAAGAACGGCTTACGGCCGATTTCAATGCTGACTCCATACTTGAGCTGACCCCCGATCTAGTTGGCCCTTCAATCACGAAGAACGCCGGGATCATCGGCAAAGATGTCGATCTCAACCTCGAGCACCTGAAAGACGCACGGCGGTCTACGCTGCTGTTTCACATTGCCAAGCGCCTGCTCTACACCAAGTGGCGAGACCCTGGCGAAGAGCCCAAACTCTACCTGTTCGGTCAACTGAAACGCATTACCAAGCAGTGGCTCGACACCTGCTTGGTGTGCAAGGGCGGCGCCTACCCGGCTCAGTTGATGTACCAAGAGTTGGCCGACATGGCCTGCGAGCGCATTACGGCTGGCATCACTCGTACTCTAGTGGATGAACGACCTGTGAAGGCCATGCTCGACCCGTACAACCCAATCGGATCCACCATGTACGTGAACTTCAACACATCAAAGAAGGACCGTTGGGAGACGGACGCACGCCGCTGTCACATCAACTGGGTGATCCTTGATAGTGACTGGGAAGCCGAGTTCTGTCGAGTGGCCGAGTCTCATCCGCGAGTCAGAGCTTACGTTAAGAACCACAACCTCGGCCTGGAAGTGCCATACCGCTACGGCTCAGAGATGCGGCGATACATACCTGACTTCATCGTCCTCGTTGATGATGGGCATGGTCCTGATGATCTGCTCCACCTCATCGTCGAGATCAAGGGCTATCGGCGCGAGGATGCGAAGGAGAAGAAGTCCACAATGGAGACGTACTGGATACCAGGCGTCAACAACCTTAGCAGGTATGGTCGCTGGACGTTTGCTGAGTTCACGGAGGTATACCAGATTGAGACCGACTTTGAAGCCAAGGTGGAAGCCGAGTTTAACAAAATGATCGCCTCAGTGACCGCTCGGGCGACTGTCGAGGTGAACTAA